The following are from one region of the Salvia splendens isolate huo1 chromosome 2, SspV2, whole genome shotgun sequence genome:
- the LOC121792539 gene encoding eukaryotic translation initiation factor 1A-like: MPKNKGKGGKNRKRGKNEADDEKRELVFKEDGQEYAQVMRMLGNGRCEATCIDGVKRLCHIRGKMHKKVWIAAGDIILVGLRDYQDDKADVILKYMPDEARLLKAYGELPENTRLNEGIAGGLDEEDDGPGDDYIEFEDEDIDKL; this comes from the exons ATGCCGAAGAACAAGGGAAAGGGAGGGAAGAATCGGAAGAGGGGAAAGAACGAGGCTGACGATGAGAAGAGAGAGCTCGTCTTCAAGGAGGATGGGCAGGAATACGCCCAGGTCATGCGCATGCTCGGTAACGGCCGCTGCGAGGCCACCTGTATCGATGGCGTCAAGCGTCTCTGCCATATCCGCGGCAAGATGCACAAGAAGGTTTGGATCGCCGCCGGTGATATTATCCTCGTCGGTCTCCGCGACTATCAG GATGACAAGGCTGATGTTATCTTGAAATACATGCCCGACGAAGCTAGGCTGCTCAAGGCGTATGGGGAGCTTCCGGAGAACACCAGGCTCAACGAGGGTATCGCTGGTGGGCTGGACGAGGAAGACGATGGCCCTGGTGATGATTACATTGAGTTCGAGGATGAAGAC
- the LOC121792471 gene encoding BTB/POZ domain-containing protein POB1-like isoform X2 produces MRDSCQDLFDPSATVMDSSYSSSPSASREPDFGFAFNDSNFSDRLLRIEIVSDSAEVVPEADDCKTLADWALRKTKRRRSDIAKNENALDINNCPEEQILDGQPEAEDVMGDENHDEEEIPMIEDSPSGDEAVNSDDSNWSEDGSRVIRVKTLHISSPILAAKSPFFYKLFSNGMMESEQRHVTLRINASEEAALMELLNFMYSTKLSINTAPALLDVLMAADKFEVASCMRHCSRSLRSLPMTPESALLYLDLPSSVLMADAVQPLTDAAKQFLAVRYKDISKFQDEVMNLPLAGIEAILSSDDLQVASEDAVYDFALKWARTHYQKLEERRDILCTRLGRHIRFPYMTSRKLRKVLTCNDFDQDFATKAVLDALFFKADAPHRQRIHAIEESSTSSRRFVERTYKYRPVKVVEFELPRQQCVVYLDLKREECSNLFPSGRVYSQAFHLGGQGFFLSAHCNMDQGSSFHCFGLFLGMQEKGSVSFAVDYEFAARSKPTEEYVSKYKGNYTFTGGKAVGYRNLFSIPWTSFMAEDSLYFINDTLHLRAELTIKREVPSLQRGSS; encoded by the exons ATGAGGGATTCGTGCCAGGATCTGTTCGACCCGAGCGCCACCGTCATGGACTCCTCCTACAGCTCTTCCCCAAGCGCCAGCCGTGAGCCCGATTTCGGATTCGCCTTCAACGACAGCAATTTCTCCGACCGGCTCCTTCGAATCGAGATCGTCTCCGATTCCGCCGAGGTCGTGCCTGAAGCCGACGATTGCAAAACCCTAGCTGATTGGGCGCTGCGCAAGACCAAACGGCGTCGTAGCGATATAGCCAAGAACGAAAATG CTTTGGATATCAACAATTGCCCTGAAGAGCAGATTTTAGATGGTCAGCCGGAAGCTGAAGATGTCATGGGTGATGAGAATCATGATGAGGAAGAGATTCCAATGATAGAAGATTCTCCATCAG GGGATGAAGCTGTAAATAGTGATGACTCAAATTGGTCTGAAGATGGTTCAAGAGTGATTAGAGTGAAAACTTTGCACATTAGCTCTCCTATCTTAGCAGCCAAGAGTCCATTTTTCTATAAG TTGTTCTCAAATGGTATGATGGAATCAGAACAGAGGCACGTCACCCTAAGAATTAATGCCTCTG AGGAAGCTGCACTTATGGAACTCCTAAATTTTATGTATAGCACCAAGTTAAGCATCAACACAGCTCCTGCTTTATTAGATGTGCTAATGGCTGCTGATAAGTTCGAGGTTGCTTCATGCATGAGACATTGCAGTCGTTCATTGAGATCATTGCCCATGACTCCAGAGTCTGCGTTACTGTATCTGGATCTGCCTTCTAGTGTCCTTATGGCTGATGCAGTTCAACCTCTGACTGATGCAGCAAAACAATTTTTAGCTGTACGTTATAAAGATATATCAAA GTTCCAAGATGAGGTTATGAATTTGCCTCTTGCTGGGATTGAGGCGATCCTGTCCAGCGATGATCTTCAGGTGGCTTCAGAAGATGCAGTTTACGACTTTGCGCTAAAGTGGGCCAGGACCCACTATCAAAAGCTGGAGGAGCGACGGGACATTCTCTGTACACGTTTGGGTCGCCATATCCGTTTCCCTTACATGACTTCGCGGAAGCTTAGGAAAGTTCTGACCTGCAATGACTTCGATCAAGATTTTGCTACTAAAGCAGTGCTTGATGCCCTATTTTTCAAGGCAGATGCCCCACACCGTCAAAGAATACATGCCATAGAGGAGTCATCAACCTCTAGCCGTCGGTTTGTGGAGCGAACTTACAAGTACAGACCGGTTAAGGTTGTTGAGTTTGAACTCCCACGCCAACAGTGTGTAGTCTACTTAGATCTAAAGCGGGAAGAGTGCTCCAATCTGTTCCCATCAGGGCGGGTGTATTCTCAAGCGTTCCATTTGGGCGGGCAAGGCTTCTTCCTATCTGCACATTGCAACATGGATCAAGGGAGCTCATTTCATTGCTTCGGCCTCTTCCTAGGGATGCAAGAAAAGGGCTCCGTTTCATTCGCTGTTGATTATGAATTCGCTGCCAGATCCAAACCCACAGAAGAATACGTCAGCAAATACAAAGGTAACTACACATTCACCGGCGGCAAGGCAGTTGGATACCGCAACCTATTCAGCATTCCATGGACTTCGTTTATGGCCGAAGACAGTCTCTATTTCATCAACGACACACTCCATCTCAGAGCTGAGCTCACCATCAAACGCGAGGTCCCCTCGTTGCAGAGAGGGAGTTCTTGA
- the LOC121792471 gene encoding BTB/POZ domain-containing protein POB1-like isoform X1 produces the protein MRDSCQDLFDPSATVMDSSYSSSPSASREPDFGFAFNDSNFSDRLLRIEIVSDSAEVVPEADDCKTLADWALRKTKRRRSDIAKNENDMYHSFAALDINNCPEEQILDGQPEAEDVMGDENHDEEEIPMIEDSPSGDEAVNSDDSNWSEDGSRVIRVKTLHISSPILAAKSPFFYKLFSNGMMESEQRHVTLRINASEEAALMELLNFMYSTKLSINTAPALLDVLMAADKFEVASCMRHCSRSLRSLPMTPESALLYLDLPSSVLMADAVQPLTDAAKQFLAVRYKDISKFQDEVMNLPLAGIEAILSSDDLQVASEDAVYDFALKWARTHYQKLEERRDILCTRLGRHIRFPYMTSRKLRKVLTCNDFDQDFATKAVLDALFFKADAPHRQRIHAIEESSTSSRRFVERTYKYRPVKVVEFELPRQQCVVYLDLKREECSNLFPSGRVYSQAFHLGGQGFFLSAHCNMDQGSSFHCFGLFLGMQEKGSVSFAVDYEFAARSKPTEEYVSKYKGNYTFTGGKAVGYRNLFSIPWTSFMAEDSLYFINDTLHLRAELTIKREVPSLQRGSS, from the exons ATGAGGGATTCGTGCCAGGATCTGTTCGACCCGAGCGCCACCGTCATGGACTCCTCCTACAGCTCTTCCCCAAGCGCCAGCCGTGAGCCCGATTTCGGATTCGCCTTCAACGACAGCAATTTCTCCGACCGGCTCCTTCGAATCGAGATCGTCTCCGATTCCGCCGAGGTCGTGCCTGAAGCCGACGATTGCAAAACCCTAGCTGATTGGGCGCTGCGCAAGACCAAACGGCGTCGTAGCGATATAGCCAAGAACGAAAATG ACATGTACCACTCGTTTGCAGCTTTGGATATCAACAATTGCCCTGAAGAGCAGATTTTAGATGGTCAGCCGGAAGCTGAAGATGTCATGGGTGATGAGAATCATGATGAGGAAGAGATTCCAATGATAGAAGATTCTCCATCAG GGGATGAAGCTGTAAATAGTGATGACTCAAATTGGTCTGAAGATGGTTCAAGAGTGATTAGAGTGAAAACTTTGCACATTAGCTCTCCTATCTTAGCAGCCAAGAGTCCATTTTTCTATAAG TTGTTCTCAAATGGTATGATGGAATCAGAACAGAGGCACGTCACCCTAAGAATTAATGCCTCTG AGGAAGCTGCACTTATGGAACTCCTAAATTTTATGTATAGCACCAAGTTAAGCATCAACACAGCTCCTGCTTTATTAGATGTGCTAATGGCTGCTGATAAGTTCGAGGTTGCTTCATGCATGAGACATTGCAGTCGTTCATTGAGATCATTGCCCATGACTCCAGAGTCTGCGTTACTGTATCTGGATCTGCCTTCTAGTGTCCTTATGGCTGATGCAGTTCAACCTCTGACTGATGCAGCAAAACAATTTTTAGCTGTACGTTATAAAGATATATCAAA GTTCCAAGATGAGGTTATGAATTTGCCTCTTGCTGGGATTGAGGCGATCCTGTCCAGCGATGATCTTCAGGTGGCTTCAGAAGATGCAGTTTACGACTTTGCGCTAAAGTGGGCCAGGACCCACTATCAAAAGCTGGAGGAGCGACGGGACATTCTCTGTACACGTTTGGGTCGCCATATCCGTTTCCCTTACATGACTTCGCGGAAGCTTAGGAAAGTTCTGACCTGCAATGACTTCGATCAAGATTTTGCTACTAAAGCAGTGCTTGATGCCCTATTTTTCAAGGCAGATGCCCCACACCGTCAAAGAATACATGCCATAGAGGAGTCATCAACCTCTAGCCGTCGGTTTGTGGAGCGAACTTACAAGTACAGACCGGTTAAGGTTGTTGAGTTTGAACTCCCACGCCAACAGTGTGTAGTCTACTTAGATCTAAAGCGGGAAGAGTGCTCCAATCTGTTCCCATCAGGGCGGGTGTATTCTCAAGCGTTCCATTTGGGCGGGCAAGGCTTCTTCCTATCTGCACATTGCAACATGGATCAAGGGAGCTCATTTCATTGCTTCGGCCTCTTCCTAGGGATGCAAGAAAAGGGCTCCGTTTCATTCGCTGTTGATTATGAATTCGCTGCCAGATCCAAACCCACAGAAGAATACGTCAGCAAATACAAAGGTAACTACACATTCACCGGCGGCAAGGCAGTTGGATACCGCAACCTATTCAGCATTCCATGGACTTCGTTTATGGCCGAAGACAGTCTCTATTTCATCAACGACACACTCCATCTCAGAGCTGAGCTCACCATCAAACGCGAGGTCCCCTCGTTGCAGAGAGGGAGTTCTTGA
- the LOC121792514 gene encoding uncharacterized protein LOC121792514: protein MENQILEINLISAQGLKAPPSNLRKMQTYALTWVNSAAKLRTRVDSLGGENPTWNDKFLFRVSDEFVSCDTSAVSVEIFAVGYIKDILIGTVRFLLSTFLTPRAPAAAESPTRTPAFTAVQIRRPSGRFLGVLNIAAAVYYSSDYPILDKVPAVSFCELMEKKARRLRRLSRSDSMRSQQSSGGESCDFSDADSTTSSSSSASTALKEWNCIRELAGKIKGAKSSGGGLLCGLMVARKIPSCPSNLNLDTWEDNPKGGR from the coding sequence ATGGAGAATCAGATTCTGGAGATTAACCTGATCTCCGCCCAGGGTTTGAAGGCGCCGCCCTCTAACTTACGCAAGATGCAAACCTACGCCCTCACCTGGGTCAACTCGGCCGCCAAGCTCCGAACCCGAGTCGACTCACTCGGCGGCGAAAACCCTACCTGGAACGACAAGTTCCTTTTCCGCGTCTCCGACGAATTCGTCTCGTGCGACACCTCCGCCGTCTCCGTCGAGATATTCGCCGTCGGCTACATCAAGGATATCCTCATCGGCACTGTGCGATTCCTCCTCAGCACGTTCCTCACGCCGCGCGCCCCCGCGGCGGCCGAGAGCCCTACTAGAACCCCAGCCTTCACCGCCGTGCAGATCCGCCGCCCCTCCGGCAGATTCCTCGGCGTCCTCAACATCGCCGCCGCAGTATACTACTCCTCCGATTATCCGATTCTGGACAAGGTCCCGGCCGTCAGCTTTTGCGAATTGATGGAGAAGAAGGCGCGCAGGCTGCGGCGGCTCAGCCGCAGCGACTCGATGCGGAGCCAGCAGTCCTCCGGCGGAGAGTCGTGCGATTTCTCCGACGCCGATTCCACGACGTCGTCGTCCTCGTCGGCGTCGACGGCGCTGAAGGAGTGGAACTGTATCCGAGAATTGGCGGGAAAGATTAAGGGGGCGAAATCCAGCGGCGGTGGATTGCTGTGCGGGCTGATGGTGGCGAGGAAGATCCCATCCTGTCCGTCCAATCTTAATCTTGACACGTGGGAGGATAATCCTAAAGGGGGTCGGTGA